The following coding sequences lie in one Corticium candelabrum chromosome 10, ooCorCand1.1, whole genome shotgun sequence genomic window:
- the LOC134185703 gene encoding putative ferric-chelate reductase 1 has protein sequence MKNVKMIASFVLLLCFTKKALSYPGGAPESQCTDMTPQGSHGSGRPHNNSPFEITSSAIPGGYIPGEMYTVTISKKQTSDPDFKGYLCQVRQVGQTAAFGTFTPRDTTKSKLLDCTRANDAVTHTNRDTVSEQVFEWTPGRLGVGTDVQVVCTVVQQTSTLWVKLLSATFQELELNGTLPPEPITPTIEIVPVPIDFTGCGETKTCYRTPSDCNSASACNFGVAITYEANADTVTILLVSNSGGYAAVGFSLDDLMGHDDVIACQRNTRNQVFAKDTWNPNGHSPNKLDTDDSSIVSFNGSYTDGGIACIIVRKVTPADTNEDYDLTKSYRLLFATSPALGGQSESLSQHKIVPAVSSELVDLGIPQVISVEGKPLLKAHGILMVLAWITLASTGILLARYYKVVWPTGKWFEGHRFHMIVAVLITIIAFIIIFVDVKDFVYDSNNESQHNAHPVLGVIVVFLALANPIMAVFRCHPGTPDRFIFDWAHFLVGISALILGIVTVFLGIDFAREVHFSDLSNNASIILGVWLGIQIVLWVVLEIISHQHKSKKVSSSDTEMKAKGTDAANGDKEPPKEPSEDATIRQGLLILYVVVSVVLSLVVMIYIGIAEV, from the exons ATGAAGAATGTGAAG ATGATTGCCAGTTTTGTCTTGCTGTTGTGCTTCACAAAGAAGGCTTTGTCATATCCAGGTGGAGCACCTGAAAGTCAGTGTACTGATATGACTCCTCAAGGTTCCCATGGCAGTGGACGTCCACATAACAATTCTCCATTTGAAATCACATCATCTGCTATTCCTGGTGGATATATTCCAGGAGAGATGTACACTG TGACTATTTCTAAGAAACAGACTTCAGATCCCGATTTCAAAGGTTATTTATGTCAAGTTCGTCAAGTTGGTCAGACTGCAGCGTTTGGAACATTTACACCAAGAGATACAACCAAGTCTAAACTATTGGATTGCACTCGTGCAAAT GATGCAGTCACTCATACAAATAGAGATACCGTATCTGAGCAAGTTTTTGAGTGGACACCCGGACGGCTGGGAGTTGGAACCGATGTGCAAGTTGT GTGTACTGTAgttcaacaaacaagcacTTTATGGGTGAAGCTGCTTTCAGCAACTTTTCAGGAATTGGAG TTGAATGGAACACTTCCCCCTGAACCAATAACACCAACAATTGAAATTGTTCCCGTTCCA ATCGACTTTACCGGCTGTGGTGAAACGAAAACTTGCTATCGAACACCGAGTGATTGCAATTCAGCATCAGCATGTAACTTTGGTGTTGCAATAACATATGAGGCAAATGCTGACACAGTGACAATCCTTCTTGTGTCAAACAGTGGAGGCTATGCGGCTGTTGGTTTCTCACTAGATGATTTAATG GGACATGATGATGTTATTGCTTGTCAGAGGAATACACGTAATCAAGTGTTTGCTAAGGACACATGGAATCCAAATGGTCACAGTCCGAACAAATTAGATACAGATGATTCT AGCATTGTGTCATTTAATGGTTCATATACTGACGGCGGCATTGCATGTATTATTGTAAGAAAAGTGACTCCTGCTGATACCAATGAAGATTATGATTTGACAAAGAGCTACAGACTATTGTTCGCAACATCGCCTGCACTAGGTGGCCAATCTGAAAGTCTTTCTCAACACAAAATTGTTCCTGCGGTGTCTTCTGAACTGGTTGATTTGGGGATACCGCAAGTGATCTCTGTTGAAGGAAAACCACTTCTTAAAGCTCATG gtaTTTTGATGGTGTTGGCATGGATTACACTGGCAAGTACCGGGATTCTGTTGGCTCGTTATTACAAAGTTGTGTGGCCAACAGGAAAATGGTTTGAA GGTCATCGATTTCACATGATTGTTGCTGTTCTCATTACCATCATTGCGTTCATTATTATCTTTGTTGATGTGAAAGACTTTGTCTAT GACAGCAACAACGAGTCTCAACACAATGCGCATCCAGTCCTTGGAGTTATTGTTGTTTTCTTGGCTCTTGCCAATCCTATCATGGCTGTTTTTCGGTGCCATCCGGGCACTCCAGA TCGATTTATTTTTGATTGGGCACACTTTCTTGTTGGCATCTCAGCTCTTATACTTGGAA TTGTCACAGTGTTTCTTGGGATTGATTTTGCTCGCGAGGTTCACTTCAGCGATCTCAGTAACAATGCTTCAATTATCCTTGGCGTGTGGCTTGGCATTCAGATAGTTCTGTGGGTTGTGTTGGAAATCATTTCTCATCAGCATAAATCAAAAAAAG TTTCTTCATCTGATACGGAAATGAAGGCAAAAGGCACTGATGCCGCCAATGGTGACAAGGAACCACCAAAAGAACCATCCGAG GATGCTACCATTCGTCAGGGACTGTTGATCTTATACGTGGTTGTCAGCGTCGTACTCTCTCTCGTTGTGATGATTTACATCGGCATTGCAGAGGTTTAG
- the LOC134185888 gene encoding putative defense protein 3 → MEKMLAIIAVMCCIQTVVGYPGGAPTTQCVQMTPQSPHGSSQATASPYQITTNASSGYVPGRTYTVTISKISASTPDFKGFLCQVRQVGSTTPIGTFAVADGNKAQTRDCTSTASSVTHKNRNTVTDQTFYWTASASPLGVSTQLFVRCTVVQQLATLWVGVASTTFQELALPVSTINIAATSASVITTARTTAAMTAGMTATVMSDSAGRQTTVLAASQKSTSPGNGISSSPTSKSGGTAAGCLSSLQLPVICFLAIAAFFL, encoded by the exons ATGGAAAAA atGCTTGCAATTATTGCAGTCATGTGCTGCATTCAAACTGTTGTTGGGTATCCAGGTGGAGCTCCTACTACACAGTGTGTACAGATGACTCCACAATCTCCTCATGGTTCAAGTCAGGCAACAGCTAGTCCGTATCAGATCACAACTAATGCTTCATCTGGATATGTGCCTGGGCGGACATATACAG TGACCATTTCAAAGATCAGTGCGTCAACACCTGATTTCAAAGGCTTTCTTTGTCAAGTTCGTCAAGTTGGTTCAACTACTCCCATTGGAACATTCGCTGTTGCTGATGGAAACAAAGCTCAGACCAGAGATTGTACATCAACTGCT AGTTCTGTGACACACAAAAACAGGAACACAGTTACTGATCAGACTTTCTATTGGACAGCAAGTGCTAGCCCTTTGGGTGTTAGTACACAACTGTTTGTTAG ATGCACTGTTGTTCAACAGTTGGCCACATTGTGGGTAGGCGTAGCGTCAACTACATTTCAAGAACTTGCTTTGCCG GTGAGCACTATCAATATCGCAGCCACCAGCGCAAGTGTTATCACAACTGCCAGAACTACTGCTGCAATGACTGCCGGAATGACTGCAACAGTGATGTCTGATTCAGCAGGAAGGCAAACCACAGTTTTAGCAGCAAGTCAGAAGTCGACTTCACCAGGAAATGGAATATCTTCATCACCAACAAGCAAGAGTGGTGGCACAGCTGCAGGATGCTTGTCTTCTCTGCAGTTGCCAGTCATTTGCTTTCTTGCGATTGCTGCGTTTTTTCTGTAG
- the LOC134185769 gene encoding putative ferric-chelate reductase 1, which yields MTKMLAIIAVMCCIQTVVGYPGGAPTSQCVQMTPQSPHGSSQATASPYQITTNASSGYVPGRTYTVTISKISVSTPDFKGFLCQIRQVDSTIPVGTFAVADGNKAQTRDCTSTASSVTHKNRNTVTDQTFYWTASASPLGVGTQLFVRCTVVQQLATLWVGIASTTFQELALPVSTTKTTTTSASVITTARTTAATTAGMTAKPTTRLTAEPTTRMTVSSADVSTTKVLPPQQQATSQTTAAVMSDSAGRQTTDLAASQKSTSPGNGISSSPTSTSGGTAAGCLSSLQLPVICFLAIAAFFL from the exons ATGACAAAG ATGCTTGCAATTATTGCAGTCATGTGCTGCATTCAAACTGTTGTTGGGTATCCAGGTGGAGCTCCTACTTCACAGTGTGTACAGATGACTCCACAATCTCCTCATGGTTCAAGTCAGGCAACAGCTAGTCCGTATCAGATCACAACTAATGCTTCATCTGGATATGTGCCTGGGCGGACATACACAG TGACCATTTCAAAGATCAGTGTGTCAACACCTGATTTCAAAGGCTTTCTTTGTCAAATTCGTCAAGTTGATTCAACTATTCCCGTTGGAACATTCGCTGTTGCTGATGGAAACAAAGCTCAGACCAGAGATTGTACATCAACTGCT AGTTCTGTGACACACAAAAACAGGAACACAGTTACTGACCAGACTTTCTATTGGACAGCAAGTGCTAGCCCTTTGGGTGTTGGTACACAACTGTTTGTTAG ATGCACTGTTGTTCAACAGTTGGCCACATTGTGGGTAGGCATAGCGTCAACGACATTTCAAGAACTTGCTTTGCCG GTGAGCACTACCAAGACCACAACCACCAGCGCAAGTGTTATCACAACTGCCAGAACTACTGCTGCAACGACTGCCGGAATGACTGCCAAACCAACTACCAGACTGACTGCCGAACCAACTACTAGAATGACTGTCAGCTCTGCTGATGTTTCCACTACTAAAGTTTTACCACCTCAACAACAAGCAACCTCTCAGACAACAGCAGCCGTGATGTCTGATTCAGCAGGAAGGCAAACCACAGATTTAGCAGCAAGTCAGAAGTCGACTTCACCAGGAAATGGAATATCTTCATCACCAACAAGCACGAGTGGTGGCACAGCTGCAGGATGCTTGTCTTCTCTGCAGTTGCCAGTCATTTGCTTTCTTGCGATTGCTGCGTTTTTTCTGTAG
- the LOC134185472 gene encoding putative ferric-chelate reductase 1 — protein MKKMLAIVAVMCCIQTVVGYPGGAPATQCVQMTPQSPHGSSQATASPYQITTNASSGYVPGRTYTVTISKISVSTPDFKGFLCQVRQVGSTTPVGTFDVADGNKAQTRDCTSTASSVTHRNRNTVTDQTFYWTASARPLGVGTQLFVRCTVVQQLATLWVGVQSTTFQELALPTDETIPPTTPAPPTTPAPSVPSIPLDFSGCGSTKLCYRDPSDCTTAASCKYAMISEYDSTQKRLTFFLASNAGGFAAVGFSKDSSMGEDDVIGCQRDANNDRVYVKDGWNPGGRNPNQYDADQSSIISSAGVYVDGAVVCSLVRVLTPADTAQDYDLNKEYTFLFARGDGRASRTEGLTKHSVVPIISSSAINATQPQEIGAKGKPLIKAHGIIMVFAWIGTACTGIILAHHFKVVWPNGGWFDAHRGHMISTWILSIIGVIIIFAHAGEWVYSSTNGGVHNAHPIIGLITVLLTTAQPIMAAFRPHPGTPRRPIFNRAHSVVGVTALTLGVISVFFGLSFARDKHFTGLSDAATYVLYVWIVMEVSAWIILGVIEYKYRQATGCADGVEMKMKTDDISEEKPKKKPSEDAHTRKSVLLAFIVISMSLSLIVAIYIGIAEL, from the exons ATGAAAAAA atGCTTGCAATTGTTGCAGTTATGTGCTGCATTCAAACTGTTGTTGGGTATCCAGGTGGAGCTCCTGCTACACAGTGTGTACAGATGACTCCGCAGTCTCCTCATGGTTCAAGTCAGGCAACAGCTAGTCCGTATCAGATCACAACTAATGCTTCATCTGGATATGTGCCTGGGCGGACATATACAG TGACCATTTCAAAGATCAGTGTGTCAACACCTGATTTCAAAGGCTTTCTTTGTCAAGTTCGTCAAGTTGGTTCAACTACTCCCGTTGGAACGTTTGATGTTGCTGATGGAAACAAAGCTCAGACCAGAGATTGTACATCAACTGct AGTTCTgtgacacacagaaacaggaACACAGTTACTGACCAGACTTTCTATTGGACAGCAAGTGCTAGACCTTTGGGTGTTGGTACACAACTGTTTGTTAG ATGCACTGTTGTTCAACAGTTGGCCACTTTGTGGGTAGGCGTACAGTCAACGACATTTCAAGAACTTGCTTTGCCG aCAGACGAGACTATTCCTCCAACTACACCTGCTCCACCAACCACACCTGCTCCTTCTGTTCCCTCTATACCA TTGGATTTCTCTGGATGTGGCTCAACTAAACTTTGCTATCGTGACCCATCAGACTGCACTACAGCAGCAAGCTGCAAGTATGCAATGATCAGTGAGTATGACTCGACTCAAAAAAGATTGACATTCTTCCTTGCTTCCAATGCTGGAGGGTTTGCTGCTGTTGGTTTTTCAAAAGACAGCAGTATG ggaGAGGATGACGTTATTGGGTGTCAACGAGATGCCAATAATGATAGGGTGTATGTTAAAGATGGATGGAATCCTGGTGGTAGAAATCCGAATCAGTATGATGCTGATCAATCT AGTATCATCAGTTCAGCAGGTGTATATGTGGATGGTGCGGTTGTATGTAGCCTTGTAAGAGTCTTGACACCTGCAGATACGGCACAAGATTACGATCTCAATAAAGAATATACATTTCTCTTTGCAAGAGGAGATGGTAGAGCGAGTCGGACTGAAGGTCTCACTAAGCACAGTGTTGTGCCGATCATATCATCTAGTGCTATCAATGCGACACAACCTCAGGAGATTGGAGCAAAAGGAAAGCCGCTGATCAAAGCACATG GTATCATAATGGTCTTCGCATGGATCGGCACCGCTTGCACTGGCATCATTTTGGCTCATCACTTCAAAGTTGTATGGCCAAATGGCGGCTGGTTTGAT GCTCATCGTGGTCACATGATCAGTACTTGGATTCTAAGCATCATTGGTGTTATCATTATTTTTGCTCATGCGGGAGAATGGGTTTAT AGTTCGACTAATGGGGGTGTACACAATGCTCATCCAATTATTGGACTTATAACTGTTCTCCTTACAACTGCACAGCCAATCATGGCAGCATTTCGGCCTCATCCGGGAACTCCAAG ACGTCCAATTTTTAACCGGGCACACAGTGTGGTGGGAGTGACTGCATTAACTCTAGGAG TTATATCTGTTTTCTTTGGTTTATCGTTCGCTCGTGACAAACATTTCACTGGACTCAGTGATGCTGCAACTTATGTTCTGTACGTGTGGATAGTAATGGAAGTGTCCGCGTGGATTATTCTGGGAGTGATTGAGTATAAGTACAGGCAAGCAACAG GCTGTGCTGATGGTGTGGAGATGAAGATGAAAACAGATGACATCAGTGAAGAGAAACCAAAAAAGAAGCCATCAGAG GACGCACACACCAGGAAGTCTGTTCTCTTAGCCTTCATTGTGATCTCTATGTCCCTGTCACTCATTGTTGCCATCTACATTGGAATTGCAGAGCTGTAG
- the LOC134185739 gene encoding protection of telomeres protein 1-like, with amino-acid sequence MAHFLSTVDEPSFKNAIEANKLVKVCDISSSSDMSGTFIRGFVHIKWPSMVIRDTLQLKIILKSLPSDTSSSLNEITVYLRGKYADDCEQLALKDFVWLFSPNVDLAPKGKSDDHHNLLYMSDEFKTGPLYVLKSDKPSRSTGNTKRPAHLLDIDPSLMNPSKKAEAHSILYQYKQLGELRDGETANVYGVVKFFKPPYASKGTDFTCLVNLVDPSCPDGFRCVMFSKEEKLLPHIRTTGDIVRIHRLKVQTYQSNLQGVAQKGLSCVVFDGKQGQPFDARSGHRNITFTDNDKKTVESLREWTVQQTDMLDKRTICYLNIIQPSTHFDLICQVVGIAEVSQHSCTIIRVCDGFQPPANVKRALVDMQQFDQQLASMVEQDGYFSDVFAYDDHSVTAAKLKPGQYICLRNCHAVVIESTSGQDEDNPSSQLVQICLHKGTAYGRGIVILSETDDNVMDLKKRMWDGNGRKDESQEQVISRLLISNSDKIKFSTIEDIIEHPKVPGVFRCQAKVTKVFPSMSNEWKRFVCSRCHYGKNTACLVDDDMIGCRAGGRCDFHEDKLFYIYLTDDSCTLEVIVCSDDLMDFVGGNQQQNNDESLTKRLEAAASILTSRNNHNKLPVIDCLLKSYSNVVGVIRYRIFGTVLIM; translated from the coding sequence ATGGCGCATTTTCTGTCTACAGTGGACGAGCCTTCCTTCAAGAACGCTATCGAAGCAAACAAACTCGTCAAAGTGTGTGACATATCTTCTTCTAGCGACATGTCCGGCACGTTTATTAGAGGATTCGTTCACATCAAATGGCCGTCTATGGTTATCCGGGATACTTTACAACTGAAAATCATCTTGAAATCTCTACCGTCGGACACTTCAAGTTCACTTAATGAAATTACGGTTTATTTGCGAGGAAAGTATGCAGACGATTGTGAGCAGCTTGCTCTAAAAGACTTTGTTTGGCTTTTCTCTCCTAATGTTGACTTGGCACCTAAAGGGAAATCTGATGATCATCACAATTTGCTTTATATGTCAGATGAGTTTAAAACAGGCCCTTTATATGTTCTTAAATCAGACAAACCATCTCGTTCAACAGGAAACACCAAGCGGCCTGCACATTTGCTCGATATTGATCCTTCTCTTATGAATCCTTCAAAGAAGGCAGAAGCACATTCTATTCTatatcaatacaaacaacTTGGTGAATTGAGAGATGGAGAAACGGCTAATGTGTATGGAGTTGTGAAGTTTTTTAAGCCACCGTATGCAAGCAAGGGAACAGATTTCACGTGTCTTGTGAATCTTGTCGATCCTTCTTGTCCTGACGGTTTCAGATGTGTGATGTTCAGTAAAGAAGAGAAACTGTTGCCTCACATCAGAACAACAGGAGATATTGTAAGAATTCATAGACTCAAGGTTCAAACATATCAGAGTAACTTACAAGGCGTAGCACAGAAAGGCCTTTCTTGTGTTGTATTTGATGGCAAACAGGGACAACCGTTTGATGCGAGATCAGGTCATAGGAATATAACATTTACGGACAACGACAAGAAGACAGTGGAGTCTTTGAGAGAGTGGACTGTCCAGCAGACTGACATGTTAGACAAACGCACTATTTGTTACTTGAACATCATTCAACCGTCTACCCATTTTGATCTCATTTGTCAGGTTGTTGGAATCGCAGAAGTAAGTCAACATTCGTGTACAATTATTCGTGTTTGTGATGGTTTTCAGCCACCAGCAAATGTGAAGAGAGCACTCGTTGATATGCAACAGTTTGATCAACAGTTGGCAAGTATGGTGGAACAAGACGGATATTTTAGTGATGTGTTTGCATATGATGATCATTCAGTAACTGCAGCAAAGCTGAAGCCTGGACAATATATCTGTTTGCGCAACTGCCATGCTGTGGTCATTGAATCGACATCTGGTCAAGATGAAGACAACCCCTCTTCACAACTTGTTCAGATCTGTCTCCATAAAGGCACAGCATATGGTCGGGGAATAGTAATTCTGTCAGAGACAGACGACAATGTGATGGATTTGAAGAAGAGGATGTGGGATGGAAACGGCCGTAAAGACGAATCTCAAGAGCAAGTGATAAGTCGCCTTCTGATATCAAATAGtgataaaataaaattttcaacaattgaagACATCATAGAGCATCCTAAAGTTCCTGGAGTGTTTCGTTGTCAAGCAAAAGTTACCAAAGTGTTTCCATCAATGTCGAATGAATGGAAACGATTCGTGTGTTCAAGATGTCATTATGGGAAAAACACAGCGTGTTTAGTTGATGATGATATGATAGGATGCCGTGCTGGGGGAAGGTGTGACTTTCATGAAGACAAGCTGTTTTATATCTATCTTACTGATGACTCATGCACCTTGGAAGTGATTGTGTGTTCAGATGATTTGATGGACTTTGTTGGTGGAAATCAGCAACAAAACAATGATGAATCTCTGACGAAGAGATTGGAAGCAGCCGCATCCATTCTAACTTCAAgaaacaatcacaacaagCTTCCAGTGATAGACTGCCTTTTGAAGTCATACAGTAATGTTGTAGGAGTTATCAGATATCGCATATTTGGAACTGTGCTGATAATGTAG
- the LOC134185476 gene encoding uncharacterized protein LOC134185476, whose amino-acid sequence MHVSVVYCIPKTHMLSRTHTLTPLCCPITMSLKDCGDSNWRVKSQSIPGNIYTINKKLRQACPQSHCTSFNCPVCGCCRDMYECSCFDFATGNLCKHIHKVCAISTSHSTDPDEDTAENDCEANHPNSHPQAQVNSQNPTVLSVPAEDHKYLPSKCNTTQFGDNTLSHDMPKN is encoded by the exons ATGCATGTATCAGTAGTTTATTGTATACCCAAAACACACATGCTCTCACgcacccacacactcacaccctTGTGTTGCCCAATTACAATGTCACTAAAGGATTGTGGCGATAGTAATTGGAGAGTCAAGTCACAGTCAATTCCAGGGAACATCTACACTATTAATAAGAAGCTTAGACAAGCATGTCCTCAGTCTCATTGCACCTCCTTCAATTGCCCCGTGTGTGGATGCTGTCGGGATATGTACGAATGCAGTTGCTTTGACTTTGCTACTGGTAATCTATGTAAACATATTCATAAAGTATGTGCCATATCTACCAGCCATTCTACAGATCCTGATGAAGACACTGCAGAGAATGATTGTGAAGCCAATCATCCAAACAGCCATCCTCAAGCTCAGGTCAATAGTCAAAACCCAACGGTTCTTTCTGTACCAGCAGAAGACCACAAATATCTTCCAAG CAAGTGCAACACAACTCAATTTGGTGACAACACTTTGTCACACGATATGCCAAAGAATTGA
- the LOC134185734 gene encoding putative defense protein 3, with the protein MASNMNIQTVIASFVLLLCFTKKALSYSGGAPTSQCVAMTPQGPHGSGRPHDNSPFEITSSAIPDGYIPGQTYNVTISKKQTSDPDFKGYLCQVRQVGQTAAFGIFTPRNTTKSKSLACTSANGAVTHTNKDAVSEQVFDWTPGQLGVGTDVQVVCTVVQQTSTLWVQLTSATFQEITPLANGTDPSTVEITKVSPPQQQPTSPSKVTSTVNTTTESSASAGRQATNITTGRTSNPQGNDVSPSPTSTSDMSGTSCATSLHLLVICFIMIASFLM; encoded by the exons ATGGCAAGCAATATGAACATTCAGACG GTGATTGCCAGTTTTGTCTTGCTGTTGTGCTTCACAAAGAAGGCTTTGTCATATTCAGGTGGAGCACCTACAAGTCAGTGTGTTGCTATGACTCCTCAAGGTCCCCATGGCAGTGGACGTCCACATGACAATTCTCCATTTGAAATCACATCATCTGCTATTCCTGATGGATATATTCCAGGACAGACATATAATG TGACTATTTCTAAGAAACAGACTTCAGATCCCGATTTCAAGGGTTATTTATGTCAAGTTCGTCAAGTTGGTCAGACGGCAGCGTTTGGAATATTTACACCAAGAAATACAACCAAGTCTAAATCATTGGCTTGCACTAGTGCAAAT GGTGCAGTCACTCATACAAATAAAGATGCTGTATCTGAGCAAGTTTTTGACTGGACACCCGGACAGCTGGGAGTTGGAACCGATGTGCAAGTTGT GTGTACGGTAgttcaacaaacaagcacTTTATGGGTGCAGCTGACTTCAGCAACATTTCAGGAA ATCACGCCTTTAGCCAACGGCACTGATCCTTCAACTGTAGAAATCACTAAAGTCTCACCACCTCAACAACAACCAACATCTCCTAGCAAG GTAACCTCAACTGTCAACACTACAACAGAATCGTCTGCTTCTGCAGGAAGACAGGCTACAAATATAACAACAGGACGAACGTCTAATCCACAAGGAAACGATGTGTCACCATCACCGACTAGCACAAGTGACATGTCTGGAACAAGTTGCGCAACATCTCTGCACTTGTTAGTTATTTGCTTCATCATGATTGCTTCGTTTCTAATGTAG
- the LOC134185412 gene encoding putative ferric-chelate reductase 1 has protein sequence MLAIVAVMCCIQTVVGYSSGAATTQCVQMTPQSPHGLSQATASPYQITTNASSGYVPGRTYTVTISKINSASTPDFKGFFCQVRQVGLTTPVGTFDVADGNKAQTRDCTSTASSVTHKNKNTVTD, from the exons atGCTTGCAATTGTTGCAGTCATGTGCTGCATTCAAACTGTTGTTGGGTATTCAAGTGGAGCTGCTACTACACAGTGTGTACAGATGACTCCACAATCTCCTCATGGTTTAAGTCAGGCAACAGCTAGTCCGTATCAGATCACAACTAATGCTTCATCTGGATATGTGCCTGGGCGGACATATACAG TGACCATTTCAAAGATCAACAGTGCGTCAACACCTGATTTCAAAGGCTTTTTTTGTCAAGTTCGTCAAGTTGGTTTAACTACTCCCGTTGGAACGTTTGATGTTGCTGATGGAAACAAAGCTCAAACCAGAGATTGTACATCAACTGct AGTTCTGtgacacacaaaaacaagaacaCAGTTACTGACTAG